A single genomic interval of Desulfonatronum sp. SC1 harbors:
- a CDS encoding TrlF family AAA-like ATPase, with amino-acid sequence MAACNEKFPQGSRWVRADFHLHTAADKEFSFAGNPDFYCSDYIHALKDAAIEVGLIANHNKFDFDEFKALRKSARKQGIFLLPGVELSVNDGSNGIHTLVVFGEEWLANGKNYINQFLNVAFEGKIPDQYENENGRSSLGLLETIKKLEGYNKDFFLVFAHVEDKSGLWNELDGGRLQELGKSDLFCRRALAFQKVRTHVMPDRKCRVKVQDWLCETYPAEVEGSDPKSIDQIGKGEKCYLKIGDFTFEAVKYALLDHNHRLACQPLIYKHSHIQSVSFDGGVLDGKTINLSPELNTLIGIRGSGKSSIVEAIRYALDIPFGEKALDTDYKTRLVEHALGSGGKITLKAFDQRGQQYEIRRISREKPDVYVKGILQPGISIRETVLHKPIYFGQKDLSSTGEGFEKDLVEKLVGEKLAGIRARLSDQSQKVTEIVSRLKKLSNVEEKKAEYKSKKQDAEFRLEFYKKYGVEERLQKQVDFDADSRKCTQVLTFVQGYLRDLESFINQYEDDLNNQRIYTSKQNKDFFDTFFADYDQLIDSFNRTKDALASGNQVLAALRTKSEEFSKLKEGLKEEFAEIERKLAEQLKEAGVQAIRPEEFRNLRKTVDQATQMLQALEKEEAVRGSLRGDFLKDLAALNDLWHEEFKTIKGELDKVNEGHSSLAIAAEFKGDKVAFINFMKEIFRGSRIRESTFQNLSDSYADFGAMYKDWNSVKREVGNSADVFGQYFSNNLEALLTFQVPNRFTIKYRGKELKHHSLGQRASALILFVLSQQENDVFLIDQPEDDLDNQTIYEDVIKLIQSLKPKTQFVFATHNANFPVLGDAEQVIACSYSDDKIHAVSGSIDCPKLQQEIVDIMEGGEEAFRQRKRRYEIWKPLSSLK; translated from the coding sequence ATGGCAGCATGTAATGAAAAATTTCCTCAGGGTAGCCGTTGGGTGCGTGCCGATTTTCATCTTCACACTGCGGCCGACAAGGAATTCTCCTTTGCGGGGAACCCCGACTTTTATTGCTCGGATTACATCCATGCGTTGAAGGATGCCGCCATTGAAGTCGGTCTGATTGCAAATCACAACAAGTTCGACTTTGATGAATTCAAGGCGTTACGAAAGTCCGCTCGAAAACAAGGCATTTTTCTTTTGCCTGGTGTCGAACTGTCCGTTAATGACGGAAGTAACGGCATTCACACTCTCGTCGTTTTCGGTGAAGAATGGTTGGCGAATGGGAAAAATTATATCAATCAATTTCTCAACGTTGCGTTCGAGGGGAAAATACCAGATCAATACGAAAATGAAAATGGTAGAAGTTCATTGGGCTTGCTAGAGACCATCAAAAAACTCGAAGGATATAACAAAGATTTTTTCCTGGTGTTTGCGCATGTCGAAGATAAAAGCGGATTATGGAACGAATTGGACGGAGGCCGCCTGCAGGAATTAGGGAAATCAGATCTCTTTTGCCGGAGAGCCTTGGCATTTCAAAAAGTTCGAACCCATGTTATGCCAGACCGTAAATGCCGTGTAAAAGTTCAAGATTGGCTCTGTGAGACTTATCCTGCGGAAGTGGAAGGATCAGACCCCAAGTCAATTGATCAAATTGGAAAAGGGGAGAAGTGCTACCTGAAAATAGGCGATTTTACATTTGAGGCAGTCAAGTACGCACTTCTGGATCATAACCACCGCCTTGCATGCCAACCACTAATTTATAAACATTCACACATTCAAAGTGTCTCCTTTGATGGAGGCGTACTTGATGGAAAGACTATCAACCTTTCTCCTGAGTTAAATACACTCATTGGTATTCGGGGTAGTGGAAAATCTTCCATTGTGGAAGCGATCCGCTATGCCCTGGATATTCCGTTTGGCGAAAAAGCACTGGATACCGATTATAAGACCCGCCTCGTTGAACACGCCTTGGGAAGCGGAGGAAAAATTACGCTCAAGGCATTTGATCAGCGAGGGCAGCAATACGAAATCAGGCGTATCAGCCGGGAAAAGCCAGATGTTTATGTTAAGGGCATTCTCCAACCGGGCATATCAATTCGGGAAACTGTTTTGCATAAACCCATTTATTTTGGACAGAAAGATCTCTCTTCGACAGGGGAAGGCTTTGAAAAAGATTTAGTAGAAAAACTGGTTGGCGAAAAGCTGGCTGGCATTCGTGCTCGCCTTTCTGACCAGAGCCAAAAGGTTACGGAGATTGTCAGTCGATTAAAGAAGCTTTCCAATGTTGAAGAGAAAAAGGCAGAATACAAAAGTAAAAAGCAGGACGCTGAATTCAGGCTTGAATTCTACAAAAAATACGGAGTTGAGGAGAGGCTTCAAAAGCAGGTAGATTTTGATGCGGATTCGAGGAAATGCACTCAAGTGCTTACTTTCGTTCAAGGCTATCTGCGCGATCTGGAATCATTCATCAATCAATATGAGGATGATTTAAACAACCAGCGAATTTATACTTCAAAACAGAACAAAGATTTTTTTGATACCTTTTTTGCAGACTACGATCAGCTCATTGACTCTTTTAATCGCACTAAGGATGCCCTTGCTTCTGGAAATCAAGTGCTAGCCGCACTTCGGACGAAATCAGAGGAATTCAGTAAGCTCAAGGAAGGGCTTAAGGAGGAATTTGCAGAAATCGAAAGAAAGCTGGCCGAACAATTGAAAGAGGCTGGAGTACAGGCCATTCGTCCGGAAGAATTCCGAAACCTTAGGAAGACGGTGGATCAGGCCACGCAAATGCTGCAGGCTTTAGAAAAAGAAGAGGCAGTTCGCGGAAGTTTAAGAGGAGATTTTTTAAAGGATCTAGCTGCATTAAATGATCTTTGGCACGAAGAGTTTAAGACTATAAAGGGCGAATTGGATAAGGTCAACGAAGGTCATTCATCTCTGGCGATCGCTGCTGAGTTCAAAGGTGACAAAGTAGCCTTTATTAATTTTATGAAGGAAATTTTTCGTGGCAGCCGAATCCGGGAATCTACATTTCAGAATCTTTCCGATAGCTATGCCGACTTTGGAGCCATGTATAAGGATTGGAACTCTGTCAAAAGGGAGGTTGGAAACTCGGCAGATGTTTTTGGGCAATACTTCAGTAATAATCTTGAAGCGCTTCTGACTTTTCAAGTCCCCAATCGTTTCACTATCAAATATAGGGGCAAAGAACTGAAACACCATTCCTTGGGCCAGCGGGCATCTGCGTTGATCCTCTTTGTGCTAAGTCAACAGGAAAATGACGTTTTCCTTATTGATCAGCCAGAAGATGATTTGGATAATCAGACAATTTATGAAGATGTTATCAAGCTAATTCAAAGTTTAAAGCCGAAAACCCAGTTTGTCTTCGCTACTCATAACGCCAATTTTCCTGTGCTTGGTGATGCAGAGCAAGTTATCGCTTGCTCATATTCCGATGATAAAATCCATGCTGTAAGTGGAAGCATCGACTGTCCAAAACTTCAACAGGAAATTGTTGACATTATGGAGGGCGGTGAAGAGGCATTCAGGCAGCGCAAAAGGAGATATGAAATATGGAAACCGCTGAGCTCCTTGAAATAA
- a CDS encoding RNA-binding domain-containing protein: protein METAELLEIISRDEDSKHQFKANITNETSLAQEMVAFSNSGGGSIFIGVSNDGTFSGLERSDMGRLNQLVSNAASQQVRPPINPLTENIPTPSGLVMHVIVPDGISKPYMDKNGVIWVKSGSDKRKATSREEIQRLYQSASLIHGDEIPVAGLTVADLDVDYFREFFERNFRESLEQQELALPELLHNMNLMKDSSLNIAGALLFAKNPSFKLPAFIVKAIAFRGNEIHETEYMDSRDISGKLPDIFRQSMSFVLANIHHVQGDQDVNAPGQPEIPPIALEELIANALIHRDYFVTAPVRIFIFDNRVEIISPGHLPNNLTIENITSGNSNIRNPILASFATKILPYRGLGSGIIRALKAYPHIHFEDDRDGNLFKVTIQRTAND from the coding sequence ATGGAAACCGCTGAGCTCCTTGAAATAATAAGTCGTGACGAGGACAGCAAGCATCAGTTTAAGGCCAACATTACGAATGAAACGTCTTTGGCACAGGAGATGGTTGCCTTCAGTAACTCCGGAGGTGGTTCAATTTTCATCGGTGTGAGCAATGATGGCACATTCTCTGGATTGGAACGGAGCGACATGGGGCGACTTAACCAGTTGGTCTCAAATGCGGCATCGCAGCAAGTTAGGCCACCGATAAATCCATTGACGGAAAACATCCCTACTCCCAGCGGGCTTGTTATGCATGTGATTGTTCCGGATGGCATCAGCAAGCCCTATATGGATAAAAATGGAGTGATCTGGGTAAAGAGCGGGTCTGACAAGCGTAAAGCAACGTCTCGGGAGGAAATTCAGCGGCTATATCAGAGTGCCAGCTTAATTCATGGTGATGAGATCCCTGTTGCGGGGCTGACAGTTGCCGACCTTGATGTTGATTACTTCAGGGAGTTTTTCGAAAGAAATTTTAGAGAATCGCTCGAACAGCAGGAGCTGGCATTGCCGGAACTTCTCCACAATATGAATTTGATGAAAGACAGTTCTCTAAATATCGCCGGCGCACTGCTATTTGCAAAAAATCCAAGCTTCAAGTTGCCGGCATTTATCGTTAAAGCTATTGCTTTCCGGGGCAATGAAATCCATGAGACGGAATATATGGATAGCCGAGATATTTCAGGAAAGTTGCCCGATATATTTCGACAAAGCATGAGTTTTGTGCTTGCCAACATTCATCATGTCCAAGGCGATCAAGATGTGAACGCTCCAGGTCAGCCCGAAATCCCGCCAATCGCGCTTGAAGAACTCATCGCCAATGCTCTCATTCACCGGGATTATTTTGTAACCGCACCTGTAAGAATTTTTATTTTTGACAACCGAGTAGAGATAATTAGCCCTGGGCACCTGCCCAATAACTTAACGATTGAAAATATAACAAGTGGAAACTCGAATATTCGGAACCCCATCCTAGCTTCCTTTGCGACAAAAATTCTGCCTTACCGAGGCCTAGGAAGCGGCATCATCCGTGCTTTAAAGGCCTATCCTCATATTCATTTTGAAGATGATCGGGACGGGAATCTCTTCAAAGTGACTATTCAGCGAACAGCGAATGACTGA
- a CDS encoding DEAD/DEAH box helicase, which produces MTDHWQYSTVHNSACKVIEEQILWGQTVCRVWLPNQDAVVRVPRSALRPLSADLQPEIEAGRIAYVAAAAKVAEVLEGSTSAIEGHVLLAPMESNVIPLPHQIHALSRAISGDRVRYLLADEVGLGKTIEAGLVMRELKLRGLVRRTLVVSPKGIATQWMAEMQTHFSEQFRLVLGDDISTLQRLAPMANHRSSAWSMFDQVIVSLDSVKPMDRRRGWTAERVAEYNRSRFEDLITAGWDLVIVDEAHRLGGSTDQVARYKLGQGLAEAAPYLLLLSATPHQGKTDAFHRLMNLLDDAAFPDMGSVSRERVAPYVIRTEKRKAIDADGKPLFKPRRTLMAPVVWESRHHLQQLLYEAVTDYVREGYNQALREKKRHIGFLMILMQRLVVSSTRAIRTTLERRLGALKDGEQQASMRLAELENIAEESDSFDELYDMDGQELLEELLKSHVSALQNERSLVETLLDAAVRCEQAGPDAKAEALIEQIYKLQAEENEPDLKVLIFTEFVPTQQMLKEFLEARGISVVTLNGSMGMEERMQAQDAFRKSHRVLVSTDAGGEGLNLQFAHVIINYDIPWNPMRLEQRIGRVDRIGQPKTVRAINFVFEDSVEFRVREVLEQKLSVIFEEFGIDKTGDVLDSAQAGELFEDVFTTAILNPDGIETSVDHTVARIRDEIQHVRESSAIFGISEEPDVQAAERLRSHPLPHWVERMTVGYLNSHGGAVTRKRSWWDLGWPDGQQHRKCVFSAREAERLTDATLLNLENNRVRGLALNLPQMAAGQPLPCVSLNGLPANIAGFWGLFEVRLQAGMHQKTQLLRIPTVRRGYVSVFLSEEGKLFLPTARHIWDALQTAEVEMQDTLGQDESITVYTRLQEAAEQAGQELFDTLQQAHIDSVTREEERGMVAFTSRRKAIERVGLPEVRQYRLARCDAEEAEWRHELLSARQIVPEIRSLLMLRVVKAPQCSL; this is translated from the coding sequence ATGACTGACCACTGGCAATACAGCACCGTTCATAACAGTGCCTGCAAGGTCATCGAAGAACAGATCCTGTGGGGGCAGACGGTGTGCCGTGTCTGGTTGCCGAACCAGGACGCAGTGGTGCGCGTGCCCCGCTCCGCTTTGCGGCCGCTGAGTGCCGACCTGCAGCCGGAGATCGAGGCCGGACGCATTGCCTATGTGGCCGCCGCAGCCAAGGTGGCCGAGGTGCTCGAGGGCTCCACCAGCGCCATCGAGGGTCATGTATTGCTGGCTCCCATGGAGTCCAACGTCATTCCTCTACCGCACCAGATCCACGCCTTGTCCCGGGCCATCTCCGGCGACCGCGTGCGATACTTGCTGGCTGACGAGGTGGGTCTCGGCAAGACCATCGAGGCCGGCTTGGTCATGCGTGAACTCAAGTTACGCGGGCTGGTGCGTCGAACCTTGGTTGTCTCCCCCAAAGGTATCGCCACCCAGTGGATGGCGGAAATGCAGACACACTTTAGCGAACAGTTCCGGCTCGTGCTGGGCGACGATATCAGCACATTACAACGTCTTGCCCCAATGGCAAACCACCGAAGTTCAGCCTGGTCGATGTTTGATCAAGTCATCGTCTCCCTGGATTCGGTCAAACCCATGGACAGACGTCGCGGTTGGACGGCAGAACGAGTTGCCGAATACAACCGCAGCCGATTCGAGGATCTGATTACTGCCGGTTGGGACCTAGTGATTGTGGATGAAGCGCACCGGCTGGGTGGCAGCACCGACCAGGTTGCCCGCTACAAACTCGGCCAGGGATTGGCGGAAGCCGCGCCCTATTTGCTGCTGCTCTCGGCTACGCCTCACCAAGGCAAAACCGATGCCTTCCATCGCTTGATGAACCTGCTGGATGATGCCGCTTTTCCGGATATGGGCAGCGTCTCCCGCGAGCGGGTTGCCCCGTATGTCATCCGCACTGAAAAGCGCAAGGCCATCGATGCTGATGGGAAGCCGCTTTTTAAACCTCGACGCACGCTGATGGCTCCTGTGGTCTGGGAGAGCCGCCATCACCTGCAGCAGCTACTTTACGAAGCGGTTACCGACTACGTGCGCGAGGGCTACAACCAGGCCTTGCGCGAGAAGAAGCGCCACATCGGTTTTTTGATGATCCTGATGCAGCGCCTGGTGGTCTCCAGCACCCGGGCGATCCGCACCACTTTGGAACGTCGGCTTGGGGCGCTCAAGGATGGCGAGCAACAAGCCAGTATGCGACTGGCGGAGCTTGAAAACATCGCGGAGGAATCGGACAGTTTCGACGAACTGTACGACATGGACGGCCAGGAATTGCTCGAAGAATTGCTGAAGTCCCATGTGTCGGCCCTCCAGAACGAAAGGAGTCTGGTTGAGACCCTACTCGACGCGGCAGTCCGTTGTGAGCAGGCGGGGCCGGATGCCAAGGCTGAGGCGTTGATCGAACAGATCTACAAGTTGCAAGCCGAGGAAAACGAGCCGGATCTGAAGGTGCTGATTTTCACTGAGTTCGTGCCTACGCAGCAGATGCTCAAGGAGTTTCTTGAAGCGCGGGGCATCTCGGTCGTCACCCTGAACGGTTCCATGGGTATGGAGGAGCGGATGCAGGCCCAGGATGCCTTCCGCAAGTCGCACCGCGTGCTGGTTTCCACCGACGCAGGCGGCGAAGGCCTGAACCTGCAGTTCGCCCACGTTATCATCAACTACGACATCCCGTGGAACCCGATGCGGCTGGAACAGCGGATCGGACGCGTTGACCGAATCGGCCAGCCCAAAACGGTGCGGGCGATCAATTTTGTTTTTGAGGATTCGGTCGAGTTCCGGGTCCGCGAAGTGTTGGAGCAGAAGCTCTCCGTGATCTTCGAGGAGTTCGGCATCGATAAGACCGGCGACGTTCTCGACTCCGCCCAGGCCGGAGAATTGTTTGAGGATGTGTTCACCACGGCGATTCTCAATCCAGATGGTATCGAGACCTCCGTTGATCACACAGTAGCCCGTATTCGAGATGAGATTCAGCATGTGCGAGAGTCTTCGGCGATTTTCGGCATCTCTGAAGAACCGGATGTACAGGCCGCTGAGCGTCTACGCTCCCATCCGCTACCCCACTGGGTGGAGCGAATGACGGTTGGCTACCTCAACTCCCATGGCGGTGCTGTCACCCGCAAGCGTTCGTGGTGGGACCTGGGCTGGCCGGATGGCCAGCAGCATCGCAAATGCGTTTTTAGCGCCCGGGAAGCGGAGCGCCTGACTGATGCCACGCTGCTCAATCTTGAAAACAACCGGGTCCGTGGCCTTGCCCTGAATCTGCCACAGATGGCCGCCGGTCAGCCTTTGCCTTGCGTAAGCTTAAATGGACTGCCAGCCAACATCGCAGGTTTTTGGGGCCTGTTTGAAGTTCGCCTTCAGGCCGGGATGCACCAGAAGACGCAACTTCTGCGCATCCCCACTGTGCGGCGTGGCTATGTCAGCGTGTTTTTGAGCGAGGAAGGCAAACTGTTTCTGCCCACTGCCCGGCATATCTGGGATGCGCTGCAGACAGCGGAAGTTGAAATGCAAGACACCCTTGGACAGGATGAATCCATTACCGTCTATACGCGCTTGCAGGAAGCAGCAGAGCAGGCCGGGCAGGAGCTGTTCGACACATTGCAACAGGCTCACATTGATTCGGTGACACGGGAAGAGGAACGCGGCATGGTCGCCTTCACCTCCCGGCGCAAGGCTATCGAGCGAGTTGGGCTGCCTGAAGTACGCCAGTACCGTCTGGCCCGCTGTGATGCCGAGGAAGCTGAGTGGCGGCATGAACTGCTATCAGCGCGGCAGATCGTACCGGAAATCAGGTCGTTGCTGATGTTACGCGTCGTCAAGGCACCCCAATGCAGTTTATAA